A stretch of Fusobacterium periodonticum ATCC 33693 DNA encodes these proteins:
- a CDS encoding DUF445 domain-containing protein → MKLVIMVIISAAIGWITNWVAIKMLFRPHNEINLGLLKIQGLIPKRRAEIGIGIANVIQNELISIKDVIANIDKEEFSKRLNDLIDDVLEKNLKTKVKEKFPVMQMFFSDKMAKDVSDTIKGIVMENQDKIFEVFSNYAEENINFSTIITDKISNFSLDKLEEIITGLAKKELKHIEVIGAILGAFIGLVQYFITLFVK, encoded by the coding sequence ATGAAATTAGTAATAATGGTAATTATATCAGCTGCTATAGGTTGGATAACAAACTGGGTAGCTATAAAAATGCTTTTTAGACCACATAACGAAATAAATTTAGGTTTATTAAAAATACAGGGATTAATTCCAAAAAGAAGAGCTGAAATAGGAATCGGTATTGCAAATGTAATTCAAAATGAATTAATTTCTATAAAGGACGTAATTGCAAACATAGATAAGGAAGAATTTTCTAAAAGACTTAATGATTTAATTGATGATGTATTAGAAAAAAACTTAAAAACTAAAGTAAAAGAAAAATTTCCAGTTATGCAAATGTTCTTTTCAGATAAGATGGCTAAAGATGTAAGTGACACTATAAAAGGTATAGTTATGGAAAATCAGGATAAAATATTTGAAGTATTTTCAAATTATGCAGAAGAAAATATAAATTTTTCTACTATAATTACAGATAAGATTTCTAATTTTTCTTTAGACAAATTAGAAGAAATTATAACTGGACTAGCCAAAAAAGAATTGAAACACATAGAAGTTATAGGAGCTATTTTGGGAGCTTTTATAGGATTGGTACAATATTTTATTACTTTATTTGTAAAGTAA
- the ruvB gene encoding Holliday junction branch migration DNA helicase RuvB has product MDRIISELEMPNEIEIQKSLRPKSFDEYIGQENLKEKMNISIKAAQKRNMTVDHILLYGPPGLGKTTLAGVIANEMQANLKITSGPILEKAGDLAAILTSLEENDILFIDEIHRLNNTVEEILYPAMEDGELDIIIGKGPSAKSIRIELPAFTLIGATTRAGLLSAPLRDRFGVSHKMEYYNIDEIKAIIIRGAKILGVKISDEGAIEISKRSRGTPRIANRLLKRVRDYCEIKGNGTIDMMSAKNALDMLGVDSSGLDELDRNIINSIIENYDGGPVGIETLSLLLGEDRRTLEEVYEPYLVKIGFLKRTNRGRVVTPKAYQHFKKDEVKDEDKHES; this is encoded by the coding sequence GTGGATAGAATTATAAGTGAACTTGAAATGCCTAATGAAATTGAAATTCAAAAATCATTAAGACCAAAAAGTTTTGATGAATATATAGGGCAAGAAAACTTAAAAGAAAAAATGAATATTTCAATAAAGGCTGCTCAAAAAAGAAATATGACAGTTGATCATATTTTACTTTATGGACCACCAGGTTTGGGTAAAACAACTTTAGCTGGAGTTATTGCAAACGAAATGCAAGCAAATTTAAAAATAACATCAGGTCCCATATTGGAAAAAGCAGGAGATCTAGCAGCAATTTTGACATCTTTAGAAGAAAATGATATCTTATTTATAGATGAAATTCATAGATTAAATAACACTGTAGAAGAAATTTTGTATCCTGCTATGGAAGATGGAGAACTTGATATAATTATAGGAAAAGGTCCATCTGCAAAGTCAATAAGAATAGAATTGCCAGCTTTCACATTGATTGGTGCAACAACAAGAGCAGGTCTTTTAAGTGCTCCACTTAGAGATAGATTTGGTGTCAGTCATAAGATGGAATATTATAATATAGATGAAATAAAAGCTATTATTATAAGAGGAGCAAAAATTTTAGGGGTAAAAATTAGTGATGAAGGTGCTATAGAAATTTCAAAAAGAAGTAGAGGAACACCAAGAATAGCTAATAGACTCTTAAAAAGAGTTAGGGATTATTGTGAAATTAAAGGAAATGGAACAATAGACATGATGAGTGCTAAAAATGCCTTGGATATGTTAGGTGTTGATAGTAGTGGTTTAGATGAATTAGATAGAAATATTATTAACTCCATAATTGAAAACTATGATGGAGGGCCAGTTGGTATAGAGACTTTATCTCTTTTATTAGGAGAAGACAGAAGAACCTTAGAAGAAGTTTATGAACCTTATTTAGTGAAAATTGGATTTTTAAAAAGAACTAATAGAGGTAGAGTAGTAACTCCTAAGGCCTACCAACATTTTAAGAAAGATGAGGTAAAAGATGAAGATAAACACGAAAGTTAG
- a CDS encoding RrF2 family transcriptional regulator, producing MKINTKVRYGLKALAYIAENSSDKKLVRIKEISEDQDISIQYLEQILFKLKNENIIEGKRGPTGGYKLTLKPSQINLYTIYKILDDEERVIDCNENAEGKAHNCNEEACGETCIWSRLDNAMTKILSETSLEDFIKNGKKI from the coding sequence ATGAAGATAAACACGAAAGTTAGATACGGATTAAAAGCATTAGCATATATAGCTGAAAATTCGAGTGATAAAAAATTAGTTAGAATAAAAGAAATTTCTGAGGATCAAGATATATCAATTCAATATCTTGAACAAATTCTTTTTAAACTAAAAAATGAAAATATAATTGAAGGGAAAAGAGGACCTACTGGAGGTTATAAATTAACATTAAAGCCTAGTCAAATAAATTTATATACTATATATAAAATTTTAGATGATGAAGAAAGAGTTATAGATTGTAATGAAAATGCTGAAGGTAAAGCACATAATTGTAATGAAGAGGCATGTGGAGAAACTTGCATCTGGAGTAGACTTGATAATGCTATGACAAAAATTTTATCTGAAACTTCTCTAGAAGATTTTATTAAAAATGGTAAAAAAATATAG
- a CDS encoding RsmE family RNA methyltransferase: protein MLSVVVTEVYDGYILVIDVNDINHIKNVFRKEKGDILRAVDGFNEYLCEIEEISDKEIKLKIIEKKADKFSLDVKLDAAISILKGDKMDLTIQKLTELGINKIIPISVKRCVVKLDKKKDRWDTIAKEALKQCQGVVPTVVDEIKKIDKLDFKDYDLILVPYENEKEVFLKDILRNLKVKPSKILYLIGAEGGFEKEEIEFLESRGAKIISLGKRILRAETAAIVTGGVIINEFF from the coding sequence TTGCTAAGTGTCGTTGTTACAGAAGTTTATGATGGATATATTTTAGTTATTGATGTAAATGATATAAATCATATTAAAAATGTTTTTAGAAAAGAAAAAGGAGATATACTTAGAGCTGTTGATGGTTTTAATGAATATCTTTGTGAAATTGAAGAAATTAGTGATAAAGAAATTAAGCTAAAAATAATAGAAAAAAAGGCAGATAAATTTTCTTTAGATGTAAAGCTAGATGCGGCTATTTCTATACTAAAGGGAGATAAGATGGATTTAACTATACAAAAATTAACTGAATTAGGAATAAACAAAATCATTCCAATTTCAGTCAAAAGATGTGTAGTCAAATTAGATAAAAAAAAAGACAGATGGGATACAATAGCAAAAGAGGCATTGAAACAATGTCAAGGAGTTGTTCCTACTGTAGTTGATGAAATAAAAAAAATTGACAAATTAGATTTTAAGGACTATGATTTAATCTTGGTTCCTTATGAAAATGAAAAAGAAGTATTCTTAAAAGATATTTTAAGAAACTTAAAAGTAAAACCCTCAAAGATTTTATACCTTATAGGAGCTGAGGGTGGCTTTGAAAAAGAAGAAATTGAATTTTTAGAAAGTAGAGGAGCTAAAATTATAAGTTTAGGAAAAAGAATATTAAGGGCAGAAACAGCAGCAATAGTTACAGGAGGAGTAATAATAAATGAGTTTTTCTAA
- the mtaB gene encoding tRNA (N(6)-L-threonylcarbamoyladenosine(37)-C(2))-methylthiotransferase MtaB, whose translation MSFSKKVAFHTLGCKVNQYETESIKNQLIKRGYEEVPFDHKSDIYIINSCTVTSIADRKTRNMLRRAKKINPEAKVIITGCYAQTNSREILEIEDVDFVIDNKNKSNIVNFVGAIEDISFEREKNGNIFQEKEYQEYEFATLREMTRAYVKIQDGCNHFCSYCKIPFARGKSRSRKKENILKEIEKLVEDGFKEVILIGIDLSAYGEDFEEKDSFESLLEDILKIKDLKRVRIGSVYPDKITDKFIDLFKNKNLMPHLHISLQSCDDTVLKNMRRNYGSSLIRESLLKLKSKVKNMEFTADVIVGFPKEDDSMFQNTRNVIKEIEFSGLHIFQYSDREGTIASNMDGKVDAKTKKQRADSLDQLKQEMILESREKYLGKVLEVLVEEEKEGEYFGYSQNYMRVKFKSEEKNLINELINVKIKSIENDILIGEKENFYGN comes from the coding sequence ATGAGTTTTTCTAAAAAAGTTGCTTTTCATACCTTAGGTTGCAAGGTTAATCAATATGAAACAGAAAGTATAAAAAATCAGCTTATTAAGAGAGGATATGAGGAAGTTCCTTTTGATCATAAATCTGATATATATATTATAAATTCATGTACTGTTACAAGCATAGCAGACAGGAAAACTAGAAATATGTTAAGGAGAGCTAAAAAAATAAATCCTGAAGCAAAAGTAATAATTACAGGTTGTTATGCACAAACAAACAGTAGAGAAATATTAGAAATAGAAGATGTAGATTTTGTTATAGATAATAAGAATAAAAGTAATATAGTGAATTTTGTTGGAGCTATTGAAGATATAAGTTTTGAAAGAGAAAAAAATGGAAATATCTTTCAAGAAAAAGAGTACCAAGAATATGAGTTTGCTACTCTTAGAGAAATGACAAGAGCCTATGTAAAAATACAAGATGGATGTAATCATTTCTGCTCATATTGTAAGATACCTTTTGCCAGAGGTAAAAGTAGATCAAGAAAGAAAGAAAATATTTTAAAAGAAATAGAAAAATTAGTAGAAGATGGTTTTAAAGAAGTAATATTAATAGGTATAGATTTAAGTGCCTATGGAGAAGATTTTGAAGAAAAAGATAGCTTCGAGTCTTTACTTGAAGATATATTAAAAATAAAAGATTTAAAAAGAGTTAGAATAGGTTCAGTTTATCCTGATAAAATAACTGATAAATTTATAGATTTATTTAAGAATAAAAACTTGATGCCACATCTTCACATATCCTTACAGTCTTGTGATGACACAGTTTTAAAGAATATGAGAAGAAATTATGGCAGCTCACTTATAAGAGAAAGTTTATTAAAATTAAAATCTAAAGTAAAAAATATGGAATTTACAGCAGATGTAATAGTAGGTTTTCCTAAAGAAGATGACTCTATGTTCCAAAATACTCGTAATGTCATAAAGGAGATTGAATTCTCAGGCTTACATATTTTCCAATATTCCGATAGAGAAGGGACTATTGCAAGCAATATGGATGGTAAAGTAGATGCTAAAACTAAAAAGCAAAGAGCTGATAGTCTGGATCAATTGAAACAAGAAATGATATTAGAGAGTAGAGAGAAGTATTTAGGAAAAGTTTTAGAAGTTCTAGTTGAAGAAGAAAAGGAAGGTGAGTATTTCGGATATTCTCAAAATTATATGAGAGTTAAATTTAAATCAGAAGAAAAAAATCTTATAAATGAATTAATAAATGTAAAAATAAAATCGATAGAAAATGATATCTTAATCGGTGAAAAGGAGAATTTTTATGGCAACTAA
- a CDS encoding LytR C-terminal domain-containing protein has translation MATKKKKKRGRAPVLVLVLTVVLSVLLFLNFRGNNIKLSKDEKVLIIGKQNLFAIYEDRLAVKIPYELYIDSEETVEDLVSTRNYEQVLEKINSIVPEKLTRYVVIKSGEIKLDVENQKNIPETNIGDKRFILTSSVYAMFKDLYHEKNAVDEQNENILVDVLNANGVGGYARKTGELIKTSLGMKYNAANYETTQDQSYVILNDISKEKAAEILEKLPEKYFKIKTKSTIPTLANIVVIIGSEKEINFKIDIYGDEAVLKDATEKVKKIGYTNINTSAAKEGTEQSVIEYNKEDYFIAFRIAKELGITDMIENNDLANRISVTIK, from the coding sequence ATGGCAACTAAGAAAAAAAAGAAAAGAGGGCGTGCTCCTGTACTTGTACTAGTATTAACTGTTGTTTTATCAGTTCTTTTATTTCTTAATTTTAGAGGAAATAATATAAAATTATCAAAAGATGAAAAAGTATTGATTATAGGTAAACAGAATTTATTTGCTATATATGAAGATAGATTGGCAGTAAAAATTCCTTATGAACTTTATATTGATAGTGAAGAAACAGTTGAAGATCTAGTTAGCACTAGAAATTATGAACAAGTATTAGAGAAAATAAATTCTATTGTTCCTGAAAAACTTACAAGATATGTAGTTATTAAAAGTGGTGAAATAAAATTAGATGTAGAAAACCAAAAAAATATCCCTGAAACTAATATAGGAGATAAAAGATTTATATTAACATCTAGTGTTTATGCTATGTTTAAAGATTTATATCATGAAAAAAATGCAGTTGATGAGCAAAATGAAAATATTTTAGTTGATGTATTAAATGCAAATGGAGTAGGTGGATATGCAAGAAAGACAGGAGAACTTATAAAAACAAGTTTAGGTATGAAGTATAATGCAGCCAATTATGAAACTACTCAAGATCAAAGTTATGTTATTTTGAATGATATATCTAAAGAAAAAGCAGCTGAAATATTAGAGAAATTACCTGAAAAATACTTTAAAATAAAAACTAAATCAACAATTCCAACTTTAGCTAATATAGTTGTAATAATTGGAAGTGAAAAAGAAATAAACTTTAAAATAGATATTTATGGTGATGAAGCTGTTTTAAAAGATGCAACAGAGAAGGTAAAAAAGATAGGTTATACTAACATAAATACTTCTGCTGCGAAAGAAGGTACAGAACAATCAGTTATAGAATATAATAAAGAAGATTATTTTATAGCTTTTAGAATAGCAAAAGAATTAGGAATTACGGATATGATTGAAAATAATGATTTAGCAAACAGAATCAGTGTAACTATAAAGTAG
- the mrdA gene encoding penicillin-binding protein 2: protein MKLNKYRDNDVILGDKKNTREIWFKVIVFLCFFVLFLRLLYLQVLQGNEFSYLAERNQYKLIKIDSPRGKILDSKGKLVVTNGTGYRLIYSLGREENEEYIKEIAKLTDKTEEVVKKRIKYGEIFPYTKDNVLFEDLDEEKAHKLMEVINNYPYLEVQVYSKRKYLYDTVASHTIGYVKKISEKEYENLKEAGYTPRDMIGKLGIEKTYDDLLRGRNGFKYIEVNALNKIEREVEKVKSPIVGKNLYMGINMELQQYMEEEFEKDGRSGSFVALNPKTGEIITIVSYPTYSLNTFSSQISPEEWNKISNDPRKILTNKTIAGEYPPGSTFKMISAMAFLKSGIDPKLVYNDYNGYYQIGNWKWRAWKRGGHGPTDMKKSLVESANTYYYKFSDQIGYAPIVKVARDFSLGEKSGIDIPGEKTGIIPDPDWKKKKTKTVWFRGDTILLSIGQGFTLVTPIQLAKAYTFLANKGWAYEPHVVSKIEDVQTGKTETVVTQKTVLTDYPASFYETINDALIATVDQNNGTTKIMKNPYVKVAAKSGSAQNPHSKLTHAWVAGYFPADSEPEIVFVCLLEGAGGGGVMAGGMAKRFLDKYLELEKGIEVTKKTPQTETQQTNSTTQRNVNTDSPEEGRGDEVVNEERETETTSTSEGEEN from the coding sequence ATGAAGCTTAATAAATATAGAGATAATGATGTAATATTAGGAGATAAGAAAAACACTAGGGAAATATGGTTCAAAGTTATAGTTTTCCTATGTTTTTTTGTACTTTTTTTAAGACTTCTATATCTTCAAGTACTACAAGGAAATGAATTTTCTTATTTAGCAGAAAGAAATCAATATAAATTGATAAAAATTGATTCACCTAGAGGAAAAATACTAGACTCTAAAGGTAAATTAGTAGTAACAAATGGAACAGGTTATAGACTTATATATTCTTTAGGAAGAGAAGAGAATGAAGAATATATAAAGGAAATAGCAAAGCTTACAGATAAAACAGAAGAAGTAGTAAAAAAAAGAATAAAGTATGGAGAAATCTTTCCATATACAAAAGACAATGTTTTATTTGAAGATTTAGATGAAGAAAAAGCACATAAATTAATGGAAGTAATAAATAATTATCCATACTTAGAAGTACAAGTTTATTCAAAAAGAAAATATTTGTATGATACAGTAGCTTCTCATACAATAGGTTATGTAAAAAAAATCTCAGAAAAAGAGTATGAAAATTTAAAAGAAGCAGGTTATACTCCAAGAGATATGATAGGAAAACTAGGTATAGAAAAAACTTATGATGACCTTTTAAGAGGAAGAAATGGATTCAAATATATAGAAGTAAATGCTTTAAATAAAATAGAAAGAGAAGTAGAAAAAGTAAAAAGTCCAATTGTTGGTAAGAATTTATATATGGGTATAAATATGGAATTACAACAATATATGGAAGAAGAGTTTGAAAAAGATGGTAGAAGTGGGTCTTTTGTGGCATTAAATCCAAAGACTGGTGAGATTATAACTATAGTGAGTTATCCAACATATTCGTTAAACACTTTTAGTTCACAAATATCTCCTGAAGAATGGAATAAAATCTCAAATGATCCTAGAAAAATCTTAACTAATAAGACAATTGCTGGTGAATATCCACCAGGTTCTACATTTAAAATGATATCTGCAATGGCATTTTTAAAAAGTGGTATAGACCCTAAATTAGTATATAATGACTATAATGGATATTATCAAATAGGAAATTGGAAATGGAGAGCTTGGAAAAGAGGTGGTCATGGACCAACAGATATGAAAAAATCTCTTGTTGAATCAGCAAATACTTATTATTATAAGTTTTCTGATCAAATAGGATATGCTCCAATAGTAAAAGTAGCTAGAGATTTTAGTTTAGGAGAAAAGTCAGGTATAGATATTCCAGGTGAAAAAACAGGAATTATTCCAGATCCTGATTGGAAAAAGAAAAAAACTAAAACAGTTTGGTTTAGAGGAGATACCATACTTCTTTCAATAGGGCAAGGTTTTACACTTGTAACACCAATTCAATTAGCAAAAGCTTATACTTTCTTAGCTAATAAGGGTTGGGCATATGAACCACATGTAGTTTCAAAGATAGAAGATGTACAAACAGGTAAAACTGAAACAGTTGTTACACAAAAAACAGTTTTAACAGACTATCCAGCTTCATTCTATGAAACTATAAATGATGCTTTGATTGCAACAGTTGATCAAAATAATGGAACAACAAAAATAATGAAAAATCCTTATGTCAAGGTTGCAGCAAAAAGTGGTTCAGCACAAAATCCACATTCTAAGTTGACACATGCTTGGGTAGCTGGATATTTCCCAGCTGATTCAGAGCCTGAAATTGTTTTTGTCTGTCTACTAGAAGGAGCAGGTGGAGGAGGAGTAATGGCTGGAGGAATGGCTAAAAGATTTTTAGATAAATACTTAGAATTAGAAAAAGGTATAGAAGTTACTAAAAAAACTCCTCAAACTGAAACTCAACAAACAAATTCTACTACTCAAAGAAATGTAAATACTGATAGTCCTGAAGAAGGAAGAGGAGACGAAGTAGTAAATGAAGAAAGAGAAACCGAAACAACAAGTACAAGTGAAGGAGAAGAAAACTAG